In Phycisphaerales bacterium, the following proteins share a genomic window:
- a CDS encoding L-seryl-tRNA(Sec) selenium transferase — protein sequence MTEQTTRPAPPASESGAAALRTIPSIHELVESLVADGWARRVPRAIIVEVARDVVDRFRASVSASQSTLDERIVAQRLVHEVSRALEREERLPLRRAINATGILLHTGLGRAPLAEAAVDALADVAGGYAPVELELESGERGRRRHVVERLLQRLTGCEAAVVVNNNAGALLLTLATLARGRRVIVSRGELIEIGGSFRLPEVIEAGGATLREVGTTNKTRPADYEGAIDDTAAAILKAHTSNYRIEGFTASVEVEELVAIGRSRGVAVIHDIGSGVLSPRHAALLPAHEPDAQTSIAAGADVVLFSGDKLLGGPQCGIIIGRKSIIDRIDGNPLMRALRVDKLTLAALGATLQIHQDLERARREIPVLRLLEISTDHLRSRAGVLVEQLSAVDGVADVQVEPSQAFLGGGSMPAHAIESIAVHLRAEELSPREIAARLRLGEPAVVARVQSDALICDLRSMFDDDDERFIEAVRSALGG from the coding sequence ATGACCGAGCAAACGACACGTCCCGCACCGCCTGCATCGGAGTCCGGCGCTGCGGCGCTGCGCACCATCCCTTCCATCCATGAACTGGTCGAATCGCTGGTGGCGGACGGCTGGGCTCGGCGCGTGCCCCGGGCGATCATCGTCGAAGTGGCCCGCGACGTCGTCGACCGCTTTCGCGCGTCCGTTTCGGCAAGTCAGTCCACTCTCGATGAGCGGATCGTGGCCCAGCGGCTGGTTCACGAAGTCTCGCGCGCGCTCGAGCGCGAGGAGCGTCTGCCGCTGCGGCGGGCGATCAACGCCACCGGAATCCTGCTCCACACCGGCCTCGGCCGGGCGCCGCTGGCCGAGGCGGCTGTCGATGCGCTCGCGGATGTGGCGGGAGGTTACGCGCCCGTCGAACTCGAACTCGAGTCCGGTGAGCGCGGCAGACGCCGCCACGTCGTCGAGCGCCTGCTGCAGCGCCTCACCGGCTGCGAGGCCGCCGTCGTCGTCAACAACAACGCGGGCGCGCTGCTGCTCACGCTGGCCACGCTCGCCAGGGGCCGGCGCGTCATTGTCTCGCGCGGCGAACTGATCGAGATCGGCGGCTCGTTTCGCCTGCCCGAGGTCATCGAAGCCGGCGGGGCAACGCTGCGCGAAGTGGGTACGACCAACAAGACCCGGCCCGCTGACTATGAAGGCGCCATCGACGACACCGCCGCCGCGATCCTCAAGGCGCACACCTCAAACTACCGCATCGAGGGCTTCACCGCTTCCGTCGAAGTCGAAGAACTCGTCGCGATCGGACGGTCGCGCGGCGTGGCGGTGATCCACGACATCGGCTCAGGAGTGCTCTCGCCCCGGCACGCAGCGCTGCTTCCGGCCCACGAACCCGATGCGCAGACGTCGATCGCAGCTGGTGCCGACGTAGTGCTCTTCAGCGGCGACAAACTCCTCGGCGGGCCGCAGTGCGGCATCATCATCGGCCGAAAGAGCATCATCGACCGCATCGACGGCAATCCGCTCATGCGCGCTCTGCGCGTGGACAAACTCACCCTTGCGGCGCTGGGCGCCACGCTGCAGATTCACCAGGACCTGGAGCGCGCTCGTCGCGAGATCCCCGTCCTGCGGTTGCTGGAGATCTCGACCGACCACCTGCGGTCGCGCGCGGGCGTGCTCGTGGAGCAGTTGAGCGCCGTCGACGGCGTCGCGGATGTGCAGGTGGAGCCGTCGCAGGCGTTTCTGGGGGGAGGCTCGATGCCCGCCCACGCCATCGAGAGCATCGCGGTGCACCTTCGCGCGGAGGAACTCAGCCCTCGTGAAATCGCAGCGAGGTTACGCCTGGGTGAGCCGGCCGTAGTGGCGCGAGTTCAGTCGGATGCTCTGATCTGTGATTTGCGATCGATGTTCGATGACGACGACGAGCGGTTCATTGAGGCGGTGCGAAGCGCACTGGGCGGATGA
- a CDS encoding PD40 domain-containing protein has translation MVRTIRVAALALILAAAEFSSAQVDPNAGMLRYPAVSKDRIVFVYANDLWTVSRAGGTAAPLASPPGVEVTPRFSPDGATIAFVGNYEGRRDVYTIPVQGGVPYRVTYHHGSMNLNGWTADGRIVYASNFLAGQRRAAQIFTIDAEGGQPQRLPVPYGDDAAISADGTWLAYTPYNTNNRTWKRYAGGWASDIWLFNLKDHTSKRATDWQGSDTLPMWHGDKVYFLSDAGPEHRLNIWVYDTKSGKREQVTTYSEWDVKWPSIGPGDRGQGEIVYQNGASLYLLDLRTKAPREVKVTIPGDRPKLMDQDVDASDFISSWSISPSAKRVGVEARGDLWTLPAKDGSPRNLTRTSGVAERSASWSPDGQWIAYFSDATGEYELYITQSDGRGETKQLTSDNGPFKTSPQWSPDSKHIVFADKTSTLWLHTIESGETRKIDHDPWGNGGSGVSWSHDSRWFAYVKSHDDPNNGSTAIWVYNMETGEPRQLTSGYFADGSPTFDRKGDWFFFVSSRSIGSPQYSDLDTTWIYSGSQVLVAVPLREDVKSPWLPKSDEEKWSKDEKKKDEEEKAEEKKDEQDGEKKDGDEKPAAVDDGITGTWEGVVHVEQVEGGMKVSLTLALGADGSVTGTATSPMATFAISGTYDAAGKRLTLSGSTPDMGTINLDLKVEGDTMTGLATSDDNSVEITLQRTSKGPAGDTKEDDGAKKKEESKPVEIAFDGFERRAIQIPVPPGRFGQLAVNDKNQLLFVRFKTPGSSATDGIKLFDFEDEKKQEQSVAAGATNFDITPDGKKILTARGDSASIQNAAAGASGENVPTGGMQASIDPRTEWKQLVLDAWRIQRDYFYVENMHGVDWPKIRDHYLAMVDDAASREDVSFIISEMISELNIGHAYYFGGDTESEPTSSVGVLGCDFELDEAAGAYRISRIIEAGPWDLDGRGPLSQPGIDVKEGDYLLEVNGVPVDPTQDPYAAFQGLAGRTITITVSAKPQRDEEARDVVIEPVGDDGALRYRAWVEANRKYVEEKTGGRVGYIHVPDTGVNGQNELVRQFYPQIGKEALIIDERWNGGGQIPTRFIELLNRPVTNYWATRDTIDWKWPPDAQHGPKCMLINGPSGSGGDMFPWLFRYNSLGPLIGTRTWGGLVGISGNPGLIDGGYTSVPTFGFYTKDGKWDVEGHGVDPDYEVIDDPALMVNGGDPQLDKAIELMLKAADTNGFKRPQRPIDPDRSGIGPGPDGR, from the coding sequence ATGGTGCGAACGATTCGCGTGGCGGCACTCGCGTTGATTCTGGCGGCTGCTGAGTTCTCCTCGGCGCAGGTCGATCCGAACGCCGGAATGCTCCGGTATCCGGCCGTCAGCAAGGACCGGATCGTCTTCGTCTACGCGAACGATCTCTGGACCGTGAGCCGCGCCGGCGGTACGGCCGCGCCGCTGGCGAGCCCGCCGGGAGTCGAAGTCACGCCGCGCTTCTCGCCCGATGGCGCGACGATCGCGTTCGTAGGCAATTACGAAGGTCGGCGCGACGTATACACCATTCCCGTGCAGGGCGGTGTTCCCTATCGCGTCACCTACCACCACGGCTCGATGAATCTCAACGGCTGGACCGCGGACGGGCGCATCGTTTATGCGAGCAACTTCCTGGCCGGCCAGCGCCGAGCTGCGCAGATCTTCACGATCGACGCTGAGGGAGGCCAGCCACAGCGCCTGCCCGTGCCCTACGGCGACGATGCGGCGATCAGCGCCGACGGCACGTGGCTCGCTTACACGCCGTACAACACCAACAACCGAACCTGGAAGCGCTACGCCGGCGGCTGGGCCTCGGATATCTGGCTGTTCAACCTCAAGGACCACACGTCGAAGCGAGCCACCGACTGGCAGGGCAGCGACACGCTTCCCATGTGGCACGGCGACAAGGTCTACTTCCTCTCTGACGCCGGGCCGGAGCATCGCCTCAACATCTGGGTCTACGACACGAAGAGCGGCAAGCGAGAGCAGGTCACGACTTATTCCGAATGGGATGTGAAGTGGCCGTCCATCGGTCCCGGCGACCGCGGCCAGGGCGAGATCGTCTATCAGAACGGCGCGAGCCTGTATCTGCTGGATCTGCGCACAAAGGCGCCGCGCGAGGTGAAGGTCACGATCCCCGGCGATCGGCCGAAACTGATGGACCAGGACGTGGACGCCTCGGACTTCATCTCCTCGTGGTCTATCTCGCCCAGCGCCAAGCGCGTCGGGGTCGAAGCGCGCGGCGATCTCTGGACGCTGCCGGCCAAGGACGGTTCGCCTCGAAACCTGACGAGAACCAGCGGCGTGGCCGAGCGGTCGGCGTCGTGGAGTCCCGACGGGCAGTGGATTGCCTATTTCAGCGACGCCACCGGCGAATACGAACTCTACATCACCCAGTCAGACGGCCGCGGCGAGACGAAACAACTCACCAGCGACAACGGCCCGTTCAAAACCAGCCCGCAGTGGTCGCCCGACTCCAAACACATCGTCTTTGCCGACAAGACGAGCACGCTCTGGCTGCACACGATCGAATCCGGCGAAACCAGGAAGATCGATCACGATCCGTGGGGCAACGGCGGCAGCGGGGTGTCGTGGTCGCACGACAGCAGGTGGTTCGCCTACGTCAAGAGCCACGATGATCCCAACAACGGCAGCACCGCCATCTGGGTCTACAACATGGAGACCGGCGAGCCGCGTCAACTCACCAGCGGCTACTTCGCCGACGGAAGCCCGACGTTCGACCGCAAGGGCGACTGGTTCTTCTTTGTGTCAAGCCGCTCGATCGGCAGTCCGCAGTATTCCGACCTGGACACGACCTGGATCTACTCAGGAAGCCAGGTGCTCGTCGCCGTGCCGCTTCGCGAGGATGTGAAGAGCCCTTGGCTGCCCAAGAGCGATGAGGAGAAGTGGAGCAAAGACGAGAAGAAGAAGGACGAGGAAGAAAAGGCGGAGGAAAAGAAGGACGAGCAGGACGGCGAGAAGAAGGACGGCGACGAGAAACCCGCGGCGGTCGACGACGGCATCACAGGCACCTGGGAAGGCGTAGTGCATGTCGAGCAAGTCGAAGGCGGCATGAAAGTCTCGCTCACGCTCGCACTCGGCGCAGACGGTTCGGTGACGGGCACGGCGACCTCGCCGATGGCGACGTTTGCCATCAGCGGCACGTACGACGCCGCCGGCAAGCGCCTGACGCTCTCTGGCTCGACGCCCGACATGGGCACCATCAACCTGGATCTCAAGGTCGAAGGCGACACGATGACCGGCTTGGCGACCTCTGACGATAATTCCGTCGAGATCACGCTGCAGCGAACGAGCAAAGGACCTGCCGGGGACACGAAAGAAGACGATGGCGCCAAGAAGAAGGAGGAATCCAAGCCGGTCGAGATCGCTTTCGACGGCTTTGAGCGCCGGGCGATTCAGATTCCCGTTCCGCCTGGCCGCTTCGGCCAACTCGCCGTCAACGACAAGAACCAGTTGCTCTTCGTTCGCTTTAAGACGCCCGGTTCGTCGGCGACGGACGGCATCAAACTCTTCGACTTTGAAGACGAGAAAAAGCAGGAGCAGTCGGTCGCGGCGGGGGCGACCAACTTCGACATCACGCCCGACGGCAAGAAGATCCTCACCGCGCGCGGCGACTCGGCGTCCATCCAGAACGCCGCTGCGGGCGCCAGCGGCGAAAACGTGCCCACCGGCGGCATGCAGGCCTCCATCGACCCGCGCACCGAATGGAAACAGCTCGTGCTCGACGCCTGGCGCATCCAGCGAGACTACTTCTACGTGGAGAATATGCACGGCGTGGACTGGCCGAAGATCCGCGATCACTACCTCGCCATGGTGGATGACGCCGCCAGCCGCGAGGATGTGAGTTTCATCATCAGCGAGATGATCTCCGAACTGAACATCGGCCACGCGTACTACTTTGGCGGCGACACCGAGAGCGAGCCGACATCCAGCGTCGGCGTTCTCGGCTGCGACTTCGAACTCGACGAAGCGGCCGGCGCCTATCGCATCTCGAGAATCATCGAAGCGGGTCCATGGGATCTCGACGGCCGCGGCCCGCTCAGCCAGCCGGGAATTGATGTGAAAGAAGGCGATTACCTGCTGGAGGTGAACGGCGTGCCCGTTGACCCGACGCAGGATCCTTACGCCGCATTCCAGGGCCTTGCCGGCCGGACGATCACCATCACCGTCAGCGCCAAACCGCAGCGCGATGAAGAGGCTCGCGATGTGGTCATCGAGCCCGTCGGCGACGACGGCGCTTTGCGCTATCGCGCCTGGGTCGAGGCCAACCGGAAGTACGTCGAAGAGAAGACCGGCGGCCGCGTCGGCTACATCCACGTGCCCGACACTGGCGTCAATGGCCAGAACGAACTCGTGCGCCAGTTCTACCCGCAGATCGGCAAGGAAGCGCTCATCATCGACGAACGCTGGAACGGCGGCGGGCAGATTCCCACTCGCTTCATCGAACTGCTCAACCGGCCCGTGACCAACTACTGGGCGACGCGCGATACGATCGACTGGAAGTGGCCGCCTGATGCGCAGCACGGCCCCAAGTGCATGCTCATCAACGGGCCTTCCGGCTCCGGCGGCGACATGTTCCCGTGGCTGTTCCGCTACAACAGCCTCGGGCCGCTCATCGGCACGCGCACCTGGGGCGGTCTCGTGGGCATCTCGGGCAACCCAGGCCTCATCGACGGTGGCTACACGTCCGTTCCAACCTTCGGCTTCTACACCAAAGACGGCAAGTGGGATGTCGAAGGCCACGGCGTCGATCCCGACTACGAAGTCATCGACGATCCCGCCCTCATGGTGAACGGCGGCGATCCCCAACTCGACAAGGCCATTGAACTCATGCTCAAGGCCGCCGACACCAACGGCTTCAAGCGGCCGCAGCGACCGATCGATCCGGACCGCTCGGGCATCGGCCCCGGCCCGGACGGGCGCTGA
- the selB gene encoding selenocysteine-specific translation elongation factor codes for MRQLILGTAGHIDHGKTALVAALTGVDTDRLPEEKQRGITIDIGFAHLEVGDVQFGIVDVPGHERFIRNMLAGAAGVDLAMLVIAADDSIMPQTREHLAILQLLQIPAGLIVLTKCDLVEPDWLDLVEDEARSLVRDTFLDGAPIVRTSAATGAGIDELKQTLARLASENEHTILEAVASGHFRLPVDRSFVLGGLGTVVTGTVWSGAISAGDEVEWLPLGRRVRLRGLQSHGRSVERVQAGQRAAMNLIGVHHSEIMRGHELASPGLLRSSRRITAHLRVLAESPLPVRHRARLRVHLGTQEVLAGVRLLEGTSLEPGESGIVQLISSQPFIARGRQPLIIRAESPLVTLGGGIVLQCAPDRLSRRDAAAADRASALLSPDELSRADGAIRFFGARPWSAEDLACELDVEVQLAERLVEQLVAQKRVIELATGARRAALMHVDLCNEIEARLLESLRRLHAENPIEPTVPRQRLAQGVRYLDGDLLAGLLARLVRSGKIVGGETGVALRDHAGRLTAAQEAARERMVQRFEKTAFQPPDPAELAGEFGLSGEQMRQLLALCVHRRHLVHLGGGLYLHQKWDEQLRHRIGESLGGGAGLTVAEIRDLLDTTRKYALPICEYLDRLGLTRRRGDLRTAGPAANAGATIESSQVAAPPAD; via the coding sequence ATGCGGCAACTCATCCTCGGCACCGCCGGACACATCGACCACGGCAAGACAGCTCTTGTCGCCGCCTTGACGGGTGTCGATACCGACCGCCTGCCCGAGGAGAAGCAGCGGGGCATCACGATCGACATCGGCTTTGCCCACCTCGAAGTCGGCGATGTCCAGTTCGGCATCGTCGATGTGCCCGGGCACGAGCGCTTCATCAGGAACATGCTCGCCGGCGCCGCGGGGGTGGATCTGGCGATGCTCGTCATCGCCGCCGATGACTCGATCATGCCGCAGACGCGCGAACACCTGGCGATTCTGCAACTTCTGCAGATACCCGCGGGACTGATCGTGCTGACCAAATGTGATCTCGTCGAGCCGGACTGGCTCGATCTCGTTGAAGATGAGGCTCGCTCTCTGGTGCGCGATACCTTTCTCGACGGCGCGCCGATCGTGCGGACTTCGGCGGCGACCGGCGCGGGCATTGACGAACTCAAGCAGACCCTCGCCCGACTGGCGAGTGAGAACGAGCACACCATTCTCGAGGCAGTCGCCTCTGGCCACTTCCGCCTGCCCGTGGATCGCTCGTTCGTCCTCGGCGGGCTGGGCACCGTGGTCACCGGCACGGTCTGGTCCGGCGCGATTTCGGCCGGCGATGAGGTGGAGTGGCTCCCCCTCGGCCGGCGCGTGCGCCTGCGCGGGTTGCAGTCGCACGGGCGGTCGGTCGAGCGAGTGCAGGCGGGGCAGCGCGCTGCGATGAATCTCATCGGCGTGCATCACAGCGAGATCATGCGCGGCCACGAACTAGCGTCACCTGGGCTGCTCCGGTCCTCACGCCGCATCACGGCGCACCTTCGAGTGCTTGCCGAGAGCCCGCTGCCGGTGCGCCATCGCGCTCGCCTTCGCGTGCACCTGGGCACGCAGGAGGTGCTTGCCGGGGTGCGCCTGCTCGAGGGAACGAGCCTCGAGCCCGGCGAATCAGGCATCGTGCAACTGATCTCCTCTCAGCCTTTCATCGCGCGCGGGCGCCAACCGCTCATCATCCGCGCCGAGTCGCCGCTGGTGACGCTTGGTGGCGGAATCGTGCTGCAATGCGCGCCGGATCGGCTCTCCCGTCGCGACGCGGCCGCAGCCGATCGCGCCAGCGCATTGCTTTCGCCGGATGAACTTTCGCGCGCGGATGGAGCCATCCGGTTCTTCGGCGCCAGGCCATGGAGCGCGGAAGACCTGGCGTGCGAACTCGACGTTGAGGTTCAATTGGCGGAGCGCCTCGTCGAGCAGCTTGTCGCGCAAAAGCGCGTGATCGAACTGGCCACAGGCGCCAGGCGTGCTGCGCTGATGCACGTCGATCTGTGCAACGAGATCGAGGCGCGCCTCCTGGAATCGCTCCGCCGCCTGCATGCGGAGAATCCCATCGAGCCGACCGTGCCCCGCCAGCGGCTCGCGCAGGGCGTTCGCTACCTCGATGGTGATCTGCTCGCGGGCCTGCTCGCCCGCCTGGTCCGATCCGGCAAGATCGTCGGCGGCGAGACGGGCGTGGCGCTGCGCGATCACGCAGGAAGGTTGACCGCGGCGCAGGAGGCCGCCCGCGAACGCATGGTGCAGCGCTTTGAGAAGACCGCTTTTCAGCCCCCCGATCCCGCCGAACTGGCTGGCGAATTCGGCTTGTCCGGCGAGCAGATGCGGCAGCTGCTCGCGCTATGTGTTCATCGCCGGCATCTCGTGCACCTTGGCGGCGGGCTGTACCTCCACCAGAAGTGGGATGAGCAATTGCGACACAGAATCGGCGAATCGCTGGGCGGCGGCGCGGGCCTGACCGTGGCCGAGATACGCGATCTGCTCGACACGACGCGCAAGTACGCGCTGCCCATCTGCGAATACCTCGATCGCCTGGGCTTGACACGCCGGCGCGGCGATCTGCGCACCGCCGGGCCGGCAGCGAACGCGGGCGCAACAATTGAGTCCAGTCAGGTGGCCGCGCCGCCCGCCGATTGA
- the selD gene encoding selenide, water dikinase SelD — protein sequence MQGLPRFQDPNLLIGAEHFSDAGVYRLADDLAIVQTTDFFPPVVNDPFVYGQIAAANALSDVYAMGAQPRTALNIVGFPDKDLDLSILNEILRGGAERVIAAGAVIVGGHSVRDSEIKYGLAVTGTVDPKRLLTNERARAGDLLVLTKGLGVGFITTANRGDRCPPETLQAACASMVALNATASQAAVDLGASAATDITGYGLAGHACEMAEASNVTIELSLQRLPLLPGAVELATAANFTRAVAGNREFTIERTETAAGAAECDLLPFMYDPQTSGGLLVAVPPGAAGEFVQRCRAGGAGMATVVGRVLPPSGKRLRITP from the coding sequence GTGCAAGGATTACCCCGGTTCCAGGATCCAAACCTGCTCATCGGCGCTGAACATTTCAGCGACGCGGGTGTGTATCGCCTCGCCGACGATTTGGCCATCGTGCAGACGACCGATTTCTTCCCGCCGGTAGTGAATGATCCGTTCGTCTACGGCCAGATCGCCGCCGCCAACGCGCTCAGCGACGTCTACGCGATGGGAGCCCAGCCGCGCACAGCGCTGAACATCGTCGGCTTTCCGGACAAAGACCTCGATCTCTCGATCCTCAACGAAATCCTGCGCGGCGGCGCCGAGCGCGTCATCGCCGCCGGTGCGGTGATCGTCGGCGGCCATTCCGTGCGAGACAGCGAGATCAAGTATGGCCTGGCGGTGACGGGCACTGTGGATCCCAAGCGACTGCTGACCAATGAGCGAGCCCGAGCCGGCGACCTGCTCGTACTCACCAAGGGACTCGGTGTCGGATTCATCACCACCGCCAATCGGGGCGATCGCTGCCCGCCTGAAACGCTGCAGGCGGCATGCGCCAGCATGGTGGCGCTCAACGCGACGGCATCGCAGGCGGCCGTCGACCTCGGCGCCAGCGCCGCGACGGACATCACCGGCTACGGCCTTGCGGGGCACGCATGCGAGATGGCCGAGGCGAGCAACGTCACCATCGAATTGAGCCTGCAGCGCCTGCCGCTGCTTCCCGGCGCCGTTGAACTGGCCACGGCGGCAAACTTCACTCGCGCCGTCGCGGGCAATCGCGAGTTCACGATCGAGCGCACCGAGACAGCCGCCGGCGCCGCTGAATGCGACCTGCTGCCGTTCATGTACGACCCGCAGACGTCGGGCGGGCTGCTCGTCGCCGTGCCGCCGGGAGCGGCGGGCGAGTTCGTGCAGCGCTGCCGGGCCGGCGGCGCGGGCATGGCAACGGTGGTGGGGCGGGTGCTGCCTCCGAGCGGCAAGCGGCTGCGTATCACGCCGTGA
- a CDS encoding tetratricopeptide repeat protein produces the protein MQWKQMDFPVLVDSLNLLDVSAVPITMLIDETGVIKAIRPDEKQLAAFVAEPAIQVSGPMPAPAAQDELDVANRLLLLGDADDRDRAIHTYEQRCGDVPDDARAHFRLGVALRRRFDDPAARQPGDFARSVEHWRRALALKPNQYIWRRRIQQYGPRLDKPYPFYDWVESAQRDIRARGEEPVALAVDLSGAEIARPQRATDARDALSQVEALEPDPDGKIDRDQQHLLGIEPVLVPDTGRAKRAVRVHVLFTPSAVAGAKWNDEAGPSVVWIDPPDGWSVEHRLLTLAPPTTAGGSGDSAIRTIEFEATRNEAIESAEGNHRANGTTVHGYALYNICFGPDGACTYVRQDFAIAIESGE, from the coding sequence ATGCAGTGGAAGCAGATGGATTTCCCGGTGCTGGTCGATTCGCTTAACCTGCTCGACGTGAGTGCCGTGCCGATCACGATGCTCATTGATGAGACTGGCGTGATCAAGGCGATTCGTCCTGATGAGAAGCAGCTGGCTGCGTTCGTTGCGGAGCCGGCGATCCAGGTATCCGGTCCAATGCCTGCGCCTGCAGCGCAGGATGAACTCGACGTGGCGAATCGGCTGCTGCTTTTGGGTGATGCAGATGATCGCGATCGCGCCATTCACACGTACGAGCAGCGGTGCGGCGACGTGCCCGACGACGCGCGAGCGCACTTTCGGCTCGGCGTGGCACTTCGCCGGCGCTTCGACGATCCGGCGGCGCGGCAGCCGGGCGACTTTGCCAGATCAGTCGAACATTGGCGGCGCGCACTGGCGCTGAAGCCGAACCAGTACATCTGGCGCCGGCGAATTCAGCAGTACGGCCCGCGACTCGACAAGCCCTATCCATTCTACGACTGGGTCGAATCAGCCCAGCGCGACATCCGTGCGCGCGGCGAGGAGCCAGTGGCCCTTGCGGTCGATCTCTCCGGCGCCGAGATCGCCCGGCCGCAGCGCGCCACGGACGCCCGAGATGCATTGAGCCAGGTCGAAGCGCTCGAGCCAGACCCGGACGGGAAGATCGATCGCGACCAGCAGCACCTGTTGGGCATCGAGCCCGTGTTGGTTCCCGATACGGGCAGGGCGAAGCGCGCGGTGCGCGTGCACGTGCTGTTCACTCCCTCTGCAGTCGCCGGGGCGAAGTGGAATGATGAAGCCGGGCCATCGGTGGTCTGGATCGATCCGCCCGACGGCTGGTCGGTGGAGCATCGCCTGCTCACGCTGGCGCCGCCGACCACGGCCGGCGGATCAGGCGATAGCGCGATACGGACGATCGAGTTCGAGGCGACGCGCAATGAGGCAATCGAGAGTGCAGAAGGCAATCACCGCGCCAACGGCACGACGGTCCACGGCTATGCGCTCTACAACATCTGCTTTGGCCCCGACGGTGCGTGCACATACGTTCGTCAGGACTTCGCGATCGCGATCGAGTCAGGCGAGTGA